From one Triticum aestivum cultivar Chinese Spring chromosome 4B, IWGSC CS RefSeq v2.1, whole genome shotgun sequence genomic stretch:
- the LOC123094513 gene encoding B3 domain-containing protein Os03g0619600-like gives MRKSCECCKRYWTHLNGKVKCFFAHMDRHSRHSMVIPESFVNYFGWKLSGTIELEAPNGNVYDVGITERRNKTVLRSGWEAFVDANHILESNSLMFRYRGNCRFKVVVFDSSGCEKVVPCTARIQRNINDQEASTNSTDTSATFSDGDTHSSARRSDDCQSGSSGHCRKRARKDAISSPSEDLSEDSPYEHESSESEDIKRIRLTPEHDDTDPCMMPMGARLTQVQKKKVLEKVGAIASDLHVYVAVMTKINVRVALTFATKYCDTYLRKGSRSLVFQAEGKNQQWHGELHDNSRSLRISGGWTSFAKDNNLREGDICLFELMKNKVGLKQKMMVYIIRRERC, from the exons ATGAGAAAATCTTGTGAGTGCTGCAAGAGATACTGGACTCATTTGAATGGAAAGGTCAAGTGTTTCTTCGCGCACATGGATAGACACTCTAGGCATAGCATG GTCATACCAGAGAGCTTTGTGAACTATTTCGGGTGGAAGCTGTCAGGAACCATTGAACTAGAAGCCCCCAATGGTAATGTGTATGATGTCGGAATTACTGAGCGTAGGAACAAAACAGTACTCCGATCTGGGTGGGAGGCGTTTGTCGACGCCAATCATATACTAGAAAGCAACTCGTTGATGTTCCGATACCGTGGAAATTGTCGCTTCAAGGTTGTGGTCTTTGATTCTAGTGGTTGTGAGAAAGTGGTGCCATGTACTGCTCGCATACAGAGGAATATCAATGATCAAGAAGCAAGCACAAATTCTACAGACACTTCAGCCACATTCAGTGATGGCGATACTCATTCGTCAGCACGACGATCAGATGATTGCCAGAGTGGAAGCTCAGGCCATTGTCGAAAACGAGCAAGGAAAGATGCAATATCTTCTCCGTCAGAGGATTTGTCAG AAGACAGTCCATATGAGCACGAGTCATCTGAATCAGAAGATATCAAACGTATTAGATTAACACCCGAGCATGATGATACTGACCCCTGCATGATGCCAATGGGTGCCCGTCTAACGCAAGTACAGAAGAAGAAAGTTCTGGAGAAAGTTGGAGCCATTGCATCAGATCTGCACGTCTACGTCGCAGTTATGACCAAGATCAATGTCCGTGTGGCCCTA ACCTTTGCCACAAAATACTGTGACACGTACCTTCGGAAGGGGAGCCGGAGTTTGGTATTTCAGGCAGAGGGGAAGAACCAGCAATGGCATGGTGAGTTGCACGATAACAGTCGTTCCCTGAGGATAAGTGGAGGCTGGACTTcttttgccaaagacaacaacctgCGAGAGGGGGACATCTGCCTCTTCGAGCTGATGAAAAACAAGGTGGGGCTGAAGCAGAAGATGATGGTCTATATCATTCGCCGTGAGCGTTGCTAG